AGTGAGACGTCGCAATAGATCGGCAGCGGCGTCTTCAGTCCGAACGGGCAGACGCCGCCGACCTCGTGGCCGGTGATCTCGGCGACCTCGTCGAGCCCGAGCATCTTCGGCTTGCCGCCGAAGGCCGCCTTCACCTTCTTGTTGTCCATCCGCGAGGTGCCGGCCGCGACGATCAGCACCACGCGATCGCCGACCCGCAACGACAGCGTCTTGGCGATCCGCGCCGGTTCGACGCCATAGGCCTCGGCGGCGAGAATCACGGTGGCCGAACTCATCGTCGATTCGATCACGGAAATGTCGGGCGCCTTCTCGGCGAAGAAGGCGCGAACGGACTCGATGCTCATGAGGTCAGGACTTGCAGGTCAGGATTTGGCCACCAATGCGGGCAGTTCGGAGAGGGCATGGATGCGATGATCGGGCGCGAGCCCCAGTTCGTCCATCTGGGTACGGAGCGCCTTGAACATCGTCAAGGGTGCGACGAGATCGCTGTTGACGCAGGCCTGCGCCATCGCTTCCGGGCTCACCCGCTCGATCCAGGCGACGTTGAGCCCGAACGCCTTGGCGCCGCAGGCGTCCCAGGGATTGGAGGAGATGAACAGCACGTCGTTCGGCAGGATCTGCAAAGTGGATTCGATCAAGGTGTAGGCATCCGGGCTGGGTTTGA
The Bradyrhizobium sp. KBS0727 genome window above contains:
- a CDS encoding YbaK/EbsC family protein produces the protein MSIESVRAFFAEKAPDISVIESTMSSATVILAAEAYGVEPARIAKTLSLRVGDRVVLIVAAGTSRMDNKKVKAAFGGKPKMLGLDEVAEITGHEVGGVCPFGLKTPLPIYCDVSLKAFDIVVPAAGSTHSAVRIAPQRMAELTAAEWVDVCEHKS